The nucleotide window GGGTTCGGCAAGGGCCAGATCAATGCCCTTCTGACCGGTTTCCGCCTCAATGGTGTCGATGCCGTTCTTGCTAAAAATATAACATATCAAACGCATGTTGTCAGGCGTATCTTCGATGATCAATGCTGTTGGCATGGTTTTCTCCTTTTATAAAAAGACAGGCACAGAGGCACTCTGTTTATAACAACTACCATTGCGTCTCTCTCTTCTGCCTTCTGCCTCTGTGCCTATTTTTCTCTTTCTTCCAAAAACACCGGCACCCTGATCCAGAATCTGCTGCCCTTGCCTTCCTCGCTTGCCGCGCCGACCTCGCCGCCAAGCACTTCGGTTGCCAGTTTTTTTGTTAGATAGAGACCAAGCCCTGTTCCAGGGGTAGTGGTTTTGAGCGGTGTATCAAGCCGGACAAAGGAGCCGAAAAGCAGTTCCATATCCTTTTCCTTTATTCCAATTCCGGTATCACTGACCGAGATTTCGACAACATCCCCACGTTCTTCTTCTCCCCTCTTCCCTGTTGTTTCCTCAACCGAACCGCAGAATATCGAACAAGGAATTTCGAACCGAGGAAGTTTCTTCACTTCATCATTCAATATTCGATGTTCGGTGTTCGATATTCCACCCCCCCCTTCTCCCTTTCCTCCCTCTGTCCCTCTGCCACTCCGGAGTCTCGCTAGCTCGCTTACCTGCAACTCTGCCACCTCTATACAAACCTTCCCTTTCGCCGAAAACTTCACCGCATTGCTCAAAAAGTTGAGCAGACATTGCAACAGGCGCCGCCGGTCGGTGTGCATATGAATGGGCGTTTCCGGAATAATCTTCAAAAGCTCAAGACCTTTATCAGATATCTGGATATTCATACTTTCGCAGGCCTCATCGATCACATCACCAAGCAAAAAATCCTCGGCAAAGGGTTGTATTTTGCCCGACTCGATCTTGGCGATGTCGATCACGTCGGTGATAAGCGACAGGAGATGCTTGCCGGACCGGAAGACCCTTTCAAGCTGATCACGCTGCTCGGCGTTGATCTCGCCGGTCATGCCCTGCAGCATGATGCCGGAAAAACCGATGATGGAGTTGAGCGGCGTACGCAGCTCGTGGCTCATGGAGGCAATGAACATGGATTTGAGCTGGTCGAGTTCGCGGAGCTTGGCATTGGCGCCCTCAAGGTCTTTTTTGGCCTCGTTCACATCTTCAAGAAGATTAATGAGGGCGGCTTGACTATCCTTCAGTTCGGCAGTACGTTCACCTACCAGTTCCGCAAGATGTTCACGGTGTTGCTCCAGCTCCGTTTCAGCCTTTTTGCGGTCGGTGATGTCTGTTTGAGTACCCCATACCCTTGTTAAATAACCTTTTCAACAATTCCAATGATATTATTGGAAAACCAAATCTGGTTGCCTGTGCTGTCAACTTCTGCAGATTCAGCGTTAACTATCCTGTAATTCGAAAGAATCCAGGATGTGATGAATTCAATATTTTCCGGTTTATCAACACCACCATGCAGAATGCCAAGAGAAATCCCCTTCAACTCATCAGCACGGGTGTACCCGTACATTCTTGCCTGAATGTCATTGCATTCGGCTATATACCCTTTGTAAATCTCTTTTATCTGTGCCTCCACCGGCATTGTTATGGGAATAGGCTCTGTCAGCTCAAGCAGATAAACTCCTTCAGAGGATTGTTCTACAAAACTCCGGAATTTTTCCTCGCTTAACCGAAGTGTTTCTTCAATCTTTTTGCGCTCGGTGATTATTTCCGAAAACAAAATGATGCCGCCGGTTTCACCCTCAGCTTCATACCAGGGGCGGATTTCCCAACGTATCCAATCTGTTTTGCCGTCCGTCCGCGGAAAGGGATCTTCCTCGGCATTTTCAACCGCTCCGGCCAGGCAGCGTCGATGGATTTCGCGCCAGCGTTCGGGCACCTCAGGAAATACCTCGTAATGGCAGCGCCCGATGATATCCTGGTCGCCCA belongs to Pseudomonadota bacterium and includes:
- a CDS encoding HAMP domain-containing histidine kinase, translating into MNEAKKDLEGANAKLRELDQLKSMFIASMSHELRTPLNSIIGFSGIMLQGMTGEINAEQRDQLERVFRSGKHLLSLITDVIDIAKIESGKIQPFAEDFLLGDVIDEACESMNIQISDKGLELLKIIPETPIHMHTDRRRLLQCLLNFLSNAVKFSAKGKVCIEVAELQVSELARLRSGRGTEGGKGEGGGGISNTEHRILNDEVKKLPRFEIPCSIFCGSVEETTGKRGEEERGDVVEISVSDTGIGIKEKDMELLFGSFVRLDTPLKTTTPGTGLGLYLTKKLATEVLGGEVGAASEEGKGSRFWIRVPVFLEEREK